The Streptomyces sp. NBC_01689 genome includes a window with the following:
- a CDS encoding SRPBCC family protein has product MVLFLLERVSPASAADTWRRLTEWPRHAEVVPLTRVEVVTAPPTREGTVFVARSGVGPVAFDDPMEVVDWQPPRGAAAGRCRLVKRGTFVTGWAEIEVRPAAGGGSRVLWREDLRVRWLPGICDRPLAWAGRWMFGRAVDGLLREPVPRRAPGSPSA; this is encoded by the coding sequence GTGGTCCTCTTCCTGCTGGAACGCGTGTCCCCGGCCTCCGCCGCCGACACCTGGCGCCGTCTCACCGAGTGGCCCCGGCACGCGGAGGTCGTGCCGCTGACCCGGGTCGAGGTGGTCACCGCGCCGCCGACGCGCGAGGGCACGGTGTTCGTCGCCCGGTCCGGGGTGGGACCGGTGGCGTTCGACGACCCGATGGAGGTCGTCGACTGGCAGCCGCCCCGGGGAGCGGCGGCGGGCCGGTGCCGGCTGGTCAAGCGGGGCACGTTCGTCACGGGGTGGGCCGAGATCGAGGTGCGGCCGGCGGCCGGCGGGGGCTCAAGGGTGCTGTGGCGGGAGGATCTGCGCGTGCGGTGGCTGCCCGGGATCTGCGACCGGCCGCTGGCGTGGGCGGGCCGGTGGATGTTCGGGCGGGCGGTGGACGGTCTGCTGCGGGAGCCCGTCCCGCGGCGTGCTCCCGGGTCGCCCTCGGCGTGA
- a CDS encoding XdhC family protein, with product MLDIAEELHRWAAQGRDFAVATVVAVGGSAPRRPGAALAVDTDGTAIGSVSGGCVEGAVYELCRQALEDGESVLERFGYSDEDAFAVGLTCGGVIDILVTPVRSGDRTRQVATAALAAAVRGETAALARIVSGPAELLGRGLLVRPDGSYEGGLGAHPALDGTVAAEAGAFLDAGRTGTLEIGEQGTRCGAPLLVLVESSVPPPRMIVFGAIDFASALVRIGKFLGYHVTVCDARPVFATAARFPDADEIVVEWPHRYLERAEVDARTVLCVLTHDAKFDVPLLRLALRLPVAYVGAMGSRRTHLDRNARLREVGVTELELARLRSPIGLDLGARTPEETALSIASEIVAGRRGGSGVSLTGAHTPIHHDTTPVPVRRIGSLA from the coding sequence ATGCTGGACATCGCCGAGGAGCTCCACCGCTGGGCCGCGCAGGGACGCGACTTCGCCGTCGCCACCGTGGTGGCCGTCGGCGGCAGCGCACCCCGCCGCCCCGGCGCCGCGCTCGCCGTCGACACCGACGGCACGGCGATCGGCTCGGTCTCCGGCGGCTGCGTGGAGGGCGCGGTCTACGAACTGTGCCGACAGGCCCTGGAGGACGGCGAGAGCGTCCTGGAGCGCTTCGGCTACAGCGACGAGGACGCCTTCGCCGTCGGTCTGACGTGCGGCGGAGTGATCGACATCCTCGTCACCCCGGTCCGGTCGGGCGACCGGACCCGGCAGGTGGCGACCGCCGCGCTGGCCGCCGCCGTACGGGGAGAGACGGCGGCCCTCGCGCGGATCGTGAGCGGTCCCGCGGAACTGCTCGGGCGAGGGCTGCTCGTCCGTCCCGACGGCTCGTACGAGGGGGGCCTCGGCGCCCACCCGGCACTCGACGGGACCGTGGCCGCCGAGGCGGGCGCCTTCCTGGACGCGGGGCGGACCGGGACCCTGGAGATCGGCGAGCAGGGCACCCGGTGCGGAGCGCCGCTCCTGGTCCTGGTGGAGTCCTCGGTGCCGCCACCCCGGATGATCGTCTTCGGCGCGATCGACTTCGCCTCGGCGCTGGTGCGCATCGGCAAGTTCCTCGGCTACCACGTGACGGTCTGCGACGCCCGCCCGGTCTTCGCGACCGCCGCCCGCTTCCCCGACGCCGACGAGATCGTCGTGGAGTGGCCCCACCGCTACCTGGAACGCGCCGAGGTCGACGCGCGGACCGTCCTGTGCGTCCTCACCCACGACGCCAAGTTCGACGTACCCCTGCTCCGTCTCGCCCTGCGCCTGCCGGTCGCCTACGTCGGCGCGATGGGGTCCCGGCGGACGCATCTGGACCGCAACGCCCGGCTGCGCGAGGTCGGTGTCACGGAGCTGGAACTCGCCCGCCTCCGGTCGCCCATCGGCCTCGACCTGGGCGCCCGCACCCCCGAGGAGACGGCGCTGTCCATCGCCTCGGAGATCGTGGCGGGCCGCCGCGGCGGCAGTGGCGTCTCCCTCACCGGGGCGCACACGCCGATCCACCACGACACGACGCCCGTCCCGGTCCGCAGGATCGGATCGCTCGCCTGA
- a CDS encoding NCS2 family permease, whose translation MTHQSVEPRTVADDAGAGTRAPAGRSWLDRYFHITGRGSTVAREVRGGVTTFMAMAYILLLNPLILSGKDAAGNTLGQQALITATAFAAAFSTLLMGFVGKVPLALAAGLSVSGVLSSQVAPQMTWPQAMGMCVLYGVVIMLLVVTGLREMIMNAIPLALKHAITMGIGLFVALIGFYKAGFVHQGKATPVTLGATGELAGWPVLLFAVTLLAIFMLQARGVPGAILIGIVGGTVLAVVLNALGVIAPGQWASGAPELHGSAVSMPDFSLFGDVEFGGWGDVGAMTVGMIVFTLVLAGFFDAMATIIGVGTEAGLADAQGRMPGLSKALFIDGAGGAVGGVAGASGQTVFVESATGVGEGARTGLSSVVTGLFFAACLFFTPLTAIVPGEVAAAALVVIGAMMMMNARHVDWADRATAVPVFLTVVIMPFTYSITAGVAAGVLSYVAVKAAQGKAREIGAFMWGLTVIFLVFYALHPIESWMGVH comes from the coding sequence ATGACCCACCAGTCAGTGGAACCCAGGACCGTCGCCGACGACGCGGGTGCGGGTACCCGCGCCCCGGCCGGACGGTCCTGGCTCGACCGGTACTTCCACATCACCGGACGGGGATCCACCGTCGCGCGCGAGGTGCGCGGCGGCGTCACCACCTTCATGGCGATGGCGTACATCCTCCTCCTCAACCCCCTGATCCTGTCCGGCAAGGACGCGGCCGGGAACACCCTCGGCCAGCAGGCGCTGATCACCGCGACCGCGTTCGCCGCGGCCTTCAGCACGCTCCTGATGGGCTTCGTCGGCAAGGTGCCGCTCGCCCTCGCGGCCGGACTCTCCGTCTCCGGAGTGCTCTCCTCCCAGGTCGCCCCGCAGATGACCTGGCCGCAGGCCATGGGCATGTGCGTGCTGTACGGGGTGGTCATCATGCTGCTCGTCGTCACCGGCCTGCGCGAGATGATCATGAACGCGATACCGCTGGCGCTGAAGCACGCGATCACCATGGGCATCGGCCTGTTCGTCGCTCTCATCGGCTTCTACAAGGCCGGCTTCGTGCACCAGGGCAAGGCCACCCCCGTCACCCTCGGGGCGACCGGCGAACTCGCCGGCTGGCCGGTGCTGCTCTTCGCCGTGACCCTGCTCGCCATCTTCATGCTCCAGGCGCGCGGCGTCCCCGGCGCCATCCTGATCGGCATCGTCGGCGGCACCGTACTGGCCGTGGTCCTCAACGCCCTCGGCGTCATCGCTCCCGGACAGTGGGCGAGCGGCGCGCCCGAACTGCACGGCAGCGCCGTCTCGATGCCGGACTTCTCGCTCTTCGGCGACGTCGAGTTCGGCGGGTGGGGCGACGTGGGCGCGATGACGGTCGGCATGATCGTCTTCACCCTCGTCCTCGCCGGGTTCTTCGACGCGATGGCCACCATCATCGGCGTCGGCACGGAGGCCGGACTGGCCGACGCGCAGGGCCGGATGCCGGGACTGTCCAAGGCGCTGTTCATCGACGGCGCCGGCGGAGCGGTCGGCGGGGTCGCCGGCGCCTCCGGCCAGACCGTCTTCGTCGAGTCCGCGACCGGGGTCGGCGAAGGGGCCCGTACCGGCCTCTCCTCCGTCGTCACCGGCCTGTTCTTCGCCGCCTGCCTCTTCTTCACACCGCTGACCGCCATCGTCCCCGGCGAGGTGGCGGCGGCGGCCCTGGTCGTCATCGGGGCCATGATGATGATGAACGCCCGCCATGTCGACTGGGCCGACCGCGCCACGGCGGTCCCGGTCTTCCTCACCGTCGTGATCATGCCGTTCACCTACTCCATCACCGCGGGCGTCGCGGCCGGAGTGCTCTCCTACGTCGCCGTCAAGGCCGCCCAGGGCAAGGCCCGGGAGATCGGGGCGTTCATGTGGGGCCTGACGGTGATCTTCCTCGTCTTCTACGCCCTGCACCCCATCGAGAGCTGGATGGGCGTCCACTAG
- a CDS encoding xanthine dehydrogenase family protein molybdopterin-binding subunit, with amino-acid sequence MGTTGTPTKITQGTESKGGIGESTLRPDGILKVTGEFAYSSDMWHEDMLWGQILRSTVAHAEIVSIDTSEALAQPGVYAVLTYDDLPTAVKTYGLEIQDTPVLAHGKVRHHGEPVAIVAADHPETARRAAARIKVDYKELPVITDEASATAPDAVLVHEGRDDHHIGHVPHPNIVHRQPIVRGDVEAAARKADFVVTGEYTFGMQDQAFLGPESGLAVPAEDGGVELYIATQWLHSDLKQIAPVLGLPEDKVRMTLSGVGGAFGGREDLSMQIHACLLALRTGKPVKIVYNRFESFFGHVHRHPAKLSYEHGATKDGKLTHMKARIVLDGGAYASASPAVVGNASSLSVGPYVVENVDIEAIALYTNNPPCGAMRGFGAVQACFAYEAQMDKLADAVGMDRVAFRQLNAMEQGTLLPTGQPVDSPAPVAELLRRVKAMPMPPERQWESSEGADVRQLPGGLSNTTHGEGVVRGVGYAVGIKNVGFSEGFDDYSTARVRMEVVGGEPVATVHTAMAEVGQGGVTVHAQIARTELGVAQVTIHPADTQVGSAGSTSASRQTYVTGGAVKNSCELVREKVLERGRRKFGTYHPAWATAELLLEDGKVVTDAGEVLADLADVLEDEAVEVEAEWRHRPTEPFDLRTGQGFGHVQYSFAAHRAVVEVDTELGLVKVIELACAQDVGKALNPLSVIGQIQGGTTQGLGIAVMEEIIVDPVTAKVRNPSFTDYLIPTILDTPTIPVDVLELADANAPYGLRGIGEAPTLSSTPAVLAAIRNATGLELNRTPVRPEHLTGT; translated from the coding sequence ATGGGAACCACCGGCACACCCACCAAGATCACGCAGGGTACCGAGTCCAAGGGCGGCATCGGCGAGTCCACGCTCCGCCCGGACGGCATCCTCAAGGTCACCGGCGAGTTCGCCTACTCGTCCGACATGTGGCACGAGGACATGCTCTGGGGCCAGATCCTGCGCTCCACCGTCGCCCACGCCGAGATCGTGTCGATCGACACCTCCGAGGCCCTCGCGCAGCCCGGCGTCTACGCGGTCCTCACCTACGACGACCTGCCGACCGCCGTGAAGACCTACGGGCTGGAGATCCAGGACACCCCGGTCCTCGCGCACGGCAAGGTCCGCCACCACGGCGAGCCCGTCGCGATCGTCGCCGCCGACCACCCGGAGACCGCCCGCCGCGCCGCCGCCAGGATCAAGGTGGATTACAAGGAGCTGCCGGTCATCACGGACGAGGCGTCCGCGACCGCGCCGGACGCGGTCCTGGTCCACGAGGGCCGCGACGACCACCACATCGGCCATGTTCCGCACCCCAACATCGTGCACCGGCAGCCGATCGTCCGCGGAGACGTCGAGGCGGCCGCACGGAAGGCCGACTTCGTCGTCACGGGCGAGTACACCTTCGGCATGCAGGACCAGGCCTTCCTCGGCCCGGAGTCCGGTCTCGCGGTCCCCGCCGAGGACGGCGGGGTCGAGCTGTACATCGCCACCCAGTGGCTGCACTCCGACCTCAAGCAGATCGCCCCCGTCCTCGGCCTGCCCGAGGACAAGGTCCGCATGACGCTCTCCGGCGTCGGCGGCGCCTTCGGCGGCCGCGAGGACCTGTCCATGCAGATCCACGCCTGCCTGCTGGCCCTGCGCACCGGCAAGCCCGTCAAGATCGTCTACAACCGCTTCGAATCCTTCTTCGGACACGTCCACCGGCACCCCGCGAAGCTGTCCTACGAGCACGGGGCGACCAAGGACGGCAAGCTCACGCACATGAAGGCCCGTATCGTGCTGGACGGCGGCGCCTACGCCTCCGCCTCCCCGGCGGTCGTCGGCAACGCCTCCTCGCTGAGCGTCGGCCCGTACGTCGTCGAGAACGTCGACATCGAGGCCATCGCGCTCTACACCAACAACCCGCCCTGCGGCGCCATGCGCGGCTTCGGCGCCGTCCAGGCGTGCTTCGCCTACGAGGCGCAGATGGACAAGCTGGCGGACGCGGTCGGCATGGACCGGGTCGCCTTCCGGCAGCTCAACGCGATGGAACAGGGCACCCTGCTGCCGACCGGACAGCCCGTCGACTCACCGGCCCCGGTCGCCGAACTGCTGCGCCGCGTCAAGGCGATGCCGATGCCGCCGGAGCGCCAGTGGGAGAGCTCCGAGGGGGCCGACGTGCGCCAGCTGCCCGGCGGCCTGTCCAACACCACGCACGGCGAGGGCGTCGTCCGCGGTGTCGGCTACGCCGTCGGCATCAAGAACGTCGGCTTCTCCGAGGGCTTCGACGACTACTCCACGGCCAGGGTCCGCATGGAGGTGGTGGGCGGTGAGCCGGTCGCGACCGTGCACACCGCGATGGCGGAGGTCGGCCAGGGCGGCGTCACCGTCCACGCGCAGATCGCCCGCACCGAGCTCGGTGTCGCGCAGGTGACCATCCACCCCGCCGACACCCAGGTGGGCAGCGCCGGTTCGACGTCCGCGTCACGCCAGACGTACGTCACCGGCGGTGCCGTCAAGAACTCCTGCGAGCTGGTGCGCGAGAAGGTGCTGGAGCGGGGCCGGCGCAAGTTCGGCACCTACCACCCGGCCTGGGCGACGGCGGAACTGCTGCTGGAGGACGGCAAGGTCGTCACCGACGCGGGCGAGGTCCTCGCCGACCTCGCGGACGTGCTGGAGGACGAGGCCGTCGAGGTCGAGGCCGAGTGGCGGCACCGTCCGACCGAACCCTTCGACCTGCGTACCGGACAGGGCTTCGGCCACGTCCAGTACTCGTTCGCCGCCCACCGCGCCGTCGTCGAGGTCGACACCGAACTCGGCCTGGTCAAGGTCATCGAACTGGCCTGCGCCCAGGACGTCGGCAAGGCACTCAACCCGCTGTCGGTGATCGGCCAGATCCAGGGCGGCACCACCCAGGGCCTCGGCATCGCCGTCATGGAGGAGATCATCGTCGACCCCGTCACGGCGAAGGTGCGCAACCCCTCCTTCACGGACTACCTGATCCCCACGATCCTCGACACGCCGACCATCCCGGTCGACGTGCTCGAACTCGCCGACGCAAACGCCCCGTACGGGCTCCGTGGCATCGGCGAGGCCCCCACCCTGTCGTCCACCCCGGCCGTCCTCGCGGCGATCCGGAACGCGACGGGGCTGGAGCTCAACCGGACGCCGGTACGGCCCGAGCACCTCACCGGCACGTAA
- a CDS encoding (2Fe-2S)-binding protein: MRVNFTVNGRPQEADDVWEGESLLYVLRERLGLPGSKNACEQGECGSCTVRLDGVPVCSCLVAAGQAEGREVVTVEGLAEYAQRRSCGTAAGPCGTSLDEARRWGAKGQDSHTGEGTELSPVQQAFIDAGAVQCGFCTPGLLVAADEMLERNPTPTDADIREALSGNLCRCTGYEKIMDAVRLAAARQSEAV, encoded by the coding sequence ATGCGCGTCAATTTCACGGTCAACGGCCGTCCGCAGGAAGCCGACGACGTGTGGGAGGGCGAGTCGCTGCTGTACGTGCTGCGGGAGCGGCTGGGCCTGCCCGGCTCCAAGAACGCCTGCGAACAGGGCGAGTGCGGTTCCTGCACCGTCCGCCTGGACGGCGTGCCGGTGTGTTCGTGCCTGGTGGCGGCCGGTCAGGCCGAGGGCCGCGAGGTCGTCACCGTCGAGGGGCTCGCGGAGTACGCCCAGCGGCGTTCCTGCGGGACGGCAGCGGGGCCGTGCGGCACGTCGCTGGACGAGGCCAGGCGCTGGGGCGCCAAGGGCCAGGACTCGCATACCGGCGAGGGCACCGAACTCTCCCCTGTCCAGCAGGCGTTCATCGACGCCGGCGCCGTCCAGTGCGGCTTCTGCACGCCGGGCCTGCTGGTCGCCGCGGACGAGATGCTGGAACGCAACCCGACCCCGACCGACGCGGACATCCGGGAGGCGCTCTCCGGCAACCTCTGCCGCTGCACCGGATACGAGAAGATCATGGACGCGGTCCGCCTCGCGGCCGCCCGGCAGTCCGAGGCGGTCTGA
- a CDS encoding FAD binding domain-containing protein yields MDFLRPASWEEALAAKAEHPTAVPIAGGTDVMVEINFDHRRPEYLLDLNRIGELSEWEVGGESVRLGASVPYTQIMENLRGELPGLALASHTVASPQIRNRGGVGGNLGTASPAGDAHPALLAAGAEVEAESVRGSRLIPIDAFYTGVKRNALAPDELIRAVHVRKADGPQQYSKVGTRNAMVIAVCAFGLALHPATRTVRTGIGSAAPTPVRAGAAEEFLNAALDEGGFWDNGRIITPSVAKQFAGLCAAACNPIDDVRGTASYRRHAVGVMARRTLTWTWESYRGAAATEGVA; encoded by the coding sequence ATGGACTTCCTTCGCCCCGCCAGCTGGGAGGAGGCGCTCGCCGCGAAGGCCGAGCACCCCACCGCTGTGCCGATCGCGGGGGGCACCGATGTGATGGTTGAGATCAACTTCGACCACCGTCGGCCCGAGTACCTCCTCGACCTGAACCGCATCGGTGAGCTGAGCGAGTGGGAGGTCGGCGGGGAGAGCGTGCGTCTGGGCGCCTCCGTCCCGTACACCCAGATCATGGAGAACCTGCGCGGCGAGCTCCCCGGCCTCGCCCTGGCCTCCCACACCGTCGCCTCCCCGCAGATCCGCAACCGCGGCGGAGTCGGCGGGAACCTCGGCACCGCGTCCCCGGCCGGGGACGCCCACCCCGCCCTCCTCGCGGCCGGCGCCGAGGTCGAGGCCGAGTCGGTACGCGGCTCCCGGCTGATCCCGATCGACGCGTTCTACACCGGGGTGAAGCGCAACGCGCTCGCCCCCGACGAACTGATCAGGGCCGTCCACGTCAGGAAGGCCGACGGCCCGCAGCAGTACTCCAAGGTCGGCACCCGCAACGCGATGGTGATCGCGGTGTGCGCCTTCGGTCTCGCCCTGCACCCCGCGACCCGCACGGTGCGCACCGGCATCGGCTCCGCCGCGCCGACCCCGGTCCGGGCCGGGGCCGCCGAGGAGTTCCTGAACGCGGCGCTCGACGAGGGCGGCTTCTGGGACAACGGCAGGATCATCACCCCGTCCGTCGCCAAGCAGTTCGCGGGCCTGTGCGCCGCCGCCTGCAACCCGATCGACGACGTCCGGGGCACGGCGAGCTACCGCCGCCACGCGGTCGGCGTGATGGCCCGCCGCACCCTGACCTGGACCTGGGAGTCGTACCGCGGCGCCGCCGCCACGGAGGGAGTCGCGTAA
- a CDS encoding PucR family transcriptional regulator yields the protein MRLRALLDTDALGLRLLGGEGELDRTVRGVMTTDLKDPSRYLSGGELVLTGLAWRHGAADSESFVHILASAGVTALAAGEAELGAIPEDLVLACARHRMPLFAVNESVAFATITEHVVRQVSGERAGDLAAVVDRHRRMMTSGPAGGGPDVVLDLLGSDLDLRAWVLSPTGRPVAGSKLAGAAPPADVCARLAAEHLAALRTGRRGPYRVVVGATAYSLFAVRSSGRSAGAGRDVRETVLSDWLLAVEADAGDWPAERLDLLQGVTQLIAVERDRRDAARTVRRRLAQEVLELVQSAAAPAEIAARLRVAAPVLLPGLGAAPHWQVVVARVEWDGGAMDGGPVAQSLLEEMLVDPLTTGPDHADRIAVAHADGEAIALVPLPAVSSEHDGSETGLLADSLLAAVRDPLTAGLNDDGRLTLGVSAAVHSAEGLRGALEEARHARRVAAARPGRVCAAGHQELASHVLLLPFVPDDVRRAFTARLLDPLRDYDRRHRAELIPTLEAFLDCDGSWTRCAARLHLHVNTLRYRVGRIEQLTSRDLSRLEDKLDFFLALRMS from the coding sequence ATGCGGCTGCGCGCACTGCTGGACACCGACGCGCTGGGCCTGCGCCTGCTCGGCGGCGAGGGCGAGCTCGACCGCACCGTGCGCGGCGTGATGACCACCGACCTCAAGGACCCCAGCCGCTATCTCTCGGGCGGTGAACTGGTCCTCACCGGTCTCGCCTGGCGGCACGGCGCCGCGGACTCCGAGTCCTTCGTACACATCCTCGCGAGCGCCGGGGTGACGGCCCTCGCCGCGGGCGAGGCCGAGCTCGGCGCCATCCCCGAGGACCTGGTCCTGGCCTGCGCCCGGCACCGCATGCCGCTGTTCGCCGTGAACGAGTCGGTGGCCTTCGCGACGATCACCGAGCACGTCGTACGGCAGGTCTCGGGCGAGCGTGCCGGGGATCTGGCGGCCGTCGTGGACCGGCACCGGCGGATGATGACCTCCGGCCCGGCGGGCGGCGGACCCGACGTGGTCCTCGATCTCCTCGGCTCCGACCTGGACCTGCGGGCCTGGGTGCTGTCGCCCACCGGACGGCCCGTCGCCGGCTCGAAGCTCGCGGGGGCGGCGCCGCCCGCCGACGTGTGCGCCCGGCTGGCCGCCGAGCACCTGGCGGCCCTGCGCACCGGGCGTCGCGGCCCGTACCGCGTCGTGGTCGGCGCGACGGCGTACTCCCTCTTCGCGGTCCGGTCGTCCGGACGGTCCGCGGGCGCGGGGCGCGACGTGCGCGAGACGGTGCTCTCCGACTGGCTGCTCGCGGTCGAGGCGGACGCCGGGGACTGGCCCGCGGAGCGGCTCGATCTGCTCCAGGGGGTCACCCAGCTGATCGCCGTCGAACGCGACCGCCGGGACGCGGCACGCACGGTACGCCGGCGCCTCGCGCAGGAGGTCCTCGAACTGGTGCAGTCGGCGGCCGCGCCCGCGGAGATCGCGGCCCGGCTGCGGGTCGCCGCGCCGGTGCTGCTGCCCGGACTCGGCGCGGCCCCGCACTGGCAGGTGGTGGTGGCCCGCGTCGAGTGGGACGGCGGTGCGATGGACGGCGGGCCGGTCGCGCAGTCGCTCCTGGAGGAGATGCTCGTCGACCCGCTGACGACCGGCCCCGACCACGCGGACCGCATCGCCGTCGCCCACGCGGACGGCGAGGCCATCGCGCTCGTCCCCCTTCCGGCGGTCTCCTCCGAGCACGACGGTTCGGAGACCGGACTGCTCGCGGACTCCCTGCTCGCGGCCGTCCGCGATCCGCTGACGGCGGGCCTGAACGACGACGGACGGCTCACCCTCGGCGTCAGCGCCGCGGTGCACTCGGCGGAGGGGCTGCGCGGCGCCCTGGAGGAGGCCCGGCACGCGCGCCGGGTCGCCGCCGCCCGCCCCGGCCGGGTCTGCGCGGCCGGACACCAGGAACTGGCCTCCCACGTCCTGCTGCTGCCCTTCGTGCCGGACGACGTGCGCCGGGCCTTCACCGCCCGGCTCCTGGACCCGCTGCGCGACTACGACCGCCGCCACCGCGCCGAACTGATCCCCACCCTGGAGGCCTTCCTCGACTGCGACGGCTCCTGGACGCGCTGCGCCGCCCGTCTCCACCTGCACGTCAACACGCTGCGCTACCGGGTGGGACGTATCGAGCAGTTGACGAGTCGGGACCTGTCACGCCTGGAGGACAAGCTCGACTTCTTCCTGGCCCTGCGCATGAGTTGA